From the genome of Medicago truncatula cultivar Jemalong A17 chromosome 2, MtrunA17r5.0-ANR, whole genome shotgun sequence:
TAACCTTCATTAAAACAtgcaaaatattacaaattatgAAAGTGCTTTCTTGTGAAGAACAAAGTACATTGGATGAAAACTTCTATCCGCATAAAAATCCAAACATTCACAAGAGATATGGAGAATCTTCAACAGAGAAGAGGGATCAAAATACAAGCATCTCTACAGATCCACTCACTTAGAAACTCAGTTCAGTTCCATCATAGGGATTGAGCCACCAGCTGCCACTATCTGCTGCTCAAGCTGCAATAAGTATCCATAaaagatataatataaattGCAAATCCATAAGTGTAAATAAGATTCTTCAACTGaagttatttatcaatttacTCACCCTCAACAATGTTTCAAGCTTATTCTTGACAAGTAAGTACTCTTGCTTCACTTGCTGCAAACACCTGCGGCACCTGCATAAATTAGAAATTTCAGATGATCAGACCATGAAATTAGCAACTAGCAGTTGAGTCATGTTCAAGTAGCTTGTTCTTCACACTATTACATTAACTGTCAATTCTTCAAGAAGCCAAAACTATTAAACAACTAGTCTGAAGATTCACAACTTACGCATCTATGTTTTGTTCCTCACAGAAATTACGAAAAGCAACGCAGGAATTTTTTACCCTTTGTGCGCCTATGCTGTCAATCAAACATACAAACTTATCTCagcaaaccaaaaatatatagtaGCATGGTTTAAACATAAATGGTCTGTTATGAAATTCAGAAAATAAAACGCTACTCATTGAAGAACTAATAGCTACACAAGAATTGCAGGTAATCGCACAAAAAGTCCCATTTATTCAGATTCTGTAGCATTTATACATTTCAGTTGGcttcaataaaattgtataCCTTGCACTGCTACCCTTAAACTGGTGAACATGAGCATCAACTTTTTTGAAGTCAATACTTTGCTGATCCCTGCACATGTAAAACCCCAACAACATTAGATCATGcacttctctctctctatttttttttttgctattaaTCACCCGGGAAAGGGAAGGGGCCTGATAATTCAAAGTTTACTCGAGCGGTAAATAAAgtatgggtcttgttaaccggtgccccgggCACCGGTTAAGAAGCTAAAAGtagaaagaatatatatatatatatatatataatttgtattggaaaatgcaatttttgaacttttaaaacataaaatacacaatttccaaGGAATCATTTCCTTTTATAATTCTTCAACCATGCCTCgagggcaccggttaacatttcccaaattGGTTCACCTAGGAGAGTTCTCCTCGACGATTCGTTCTAGGTGGAGCTCATTAATTTATCATGGACTTGTCCAAATTCATTATATTCTCTAATAAGCAacatgagaaaaatgaaaaaaggaaCAGAAAGATAGTAGTAGTACTCACACAGCAAAAGACAGATCTTTGAGAATCCTCTCAGAATCATCAAAGAAAAGAGAAACAacttcaaaaacaaattcaGGATTGTTCTCATCTTGTAGCTGCTGAAGTTGGAGAAACTGACCATCCAAGAAACCCTTTTTTCACCATAAACAAAAaccaacaaaatcaacaattgaaaaaacaaaacatcctAAATAACATCaaacccaaaaaacaaaaacaaaagcaaaaaaaaacacaatcctAGAAGAGTCAATTAATGTGTGTTTTATGGTCTAACCTCCATGAACATGGATTTGATGTAGTCCACCCACTGTCTCCGCATCTGACCCACCTCCATGTTTCTCTACAAACAAGTCAGTTATAAATGTTATGTCATaaattagcaaaaaagtgagtgACCCAGTTGAGTTAGGGTCATCAAGTTTTGATCtttaaggaaaataaattaatgggtcaatgaaaagagagaagggTATaccttgaaattgaaattgaaagaacTGCGAAATTGAAGGTTGGAACTTGGAAGAGAGAGGTTGTTTCTTTATTtgattctttctctctcttcttgtttctctctctttgtgATATTGGCGCTTTGCTACGTTGTCTTGTTCTTTCTTTATATCAATCAGTTATTTGTAGGAAGTAGGAACTTGTTTGTTGTGTTGCGCACTACAAACAGGTCATCACAGTACACAGGGTAGGCGTGGGAACTAAAATACAATGTACCTACGTTTTTGTAGGGTTATATGATACtcccggtccttattataagaaacaattgactttttaaatttattgtataattaatgtatattgttataaatatagattggtccttattataagaaacaattgactttttaaatttattgtatAATTAATGTATATTGTTATAAATATAGATTAGATACATCATTTAcacaatgaacctaaaaagtcaaatgtttcttataataaggacagGAGGAAGTAGGATAAATTAACTTGTAGCGGATCAACTTCCgactataataataaataaattagtcgattgaattttgtagttttaatttgttttgtgaaTCGAATATTCTTTGTACACAATTGTATATATTGATCTCTCGATTTGAGTAGGACTACAAATATTCTTTGTACAACACAATTGCATATATTGATCTTTCGATTTGAGTAGGACTACAATAAATGACAAAAGTATCCCTTATAAGATTTAACACCGTTGCGTTCTTATAGTTGAACATGAACCTATGATCTCTTCGTTAGTTTCTCATCCAAGTATTGTTGGGTTGGCGGTTGAACTAGCCGATAAATATTACTCCTTTCATCAATTTTGAACTTGATCATAGAAAAATACTTACTCCTTCAAATCATGAATATTAGTCCTTCTGTCGACTATAGAACTATAAAATTAGTGAATAGTCGCATCAATGTAACACTTTTCTCAATAGAAAACactcttttttatcttttttttatcggATGAAATTCATGtgactcaaaatattttatgtggcatttatttttatagtgtGAGACTCATGAGTTTCACTTAATAAGGGAATGAAAGTTAgatagtattaaaaaaaatagtatttataTCACTCCTCTCACTTTAAAACTTCATATAGAGTATTTAATAAGTGTGTGATCGAGtgtgagaagagagagaaaaaatgagGAGATTCAATTCAATATAAGTATAAAAGAATGTGAGAACCCTCCGTCCCATTTTAACTGAGTCTTTGActcatttcacacttattaagaaaaaatgtataagtgaaagagagagaaaatggttttgagtgcccTTATCAACTATTTgtgcattcttctttatcataaatgcaaagtagaatatattgaattgagagtggtaaaagtaatattaattagtgttataattgaagaaaaaaaagtaattaatattgtattgaaaagtgaaatggatAAATTTTTCtgggacaatattttttagCAAATGGCTCGGTTATtacgggacggagggagtaagtaaaaaaaaataccatctTACTTTTGACCCAAAAAATTCCATATTTTTTGAGTGACACAAAATTAGTCGTCCAAATTCATACCATTTTCCAAAATCAAgacaaaaatgcaaaataaaatagaaagtgATGTTTCCAACCTTCATACATGTGGTGAAATATTTTTGGGAAAGGCAAGGCACGaattcaatatatataaattatgtcttaaaaattgtattatGAGAAAGGTTATCACACATGTTAAAGAACTTAATAAGTAGAAATTATGTCTTAAAAGTTgtgtatttgttttattttatttttggtcaattaGCTTAATGGTTAGAGCTTACACgttttaaatatggagaagcgggtgtgtccgggattcgaactccgacccctgcgtatattatgcaatgtttataCCAAATGAGTTTAGAAGCGAgatgtccggagttcgaaccctgacTGCTGCGTATATTATGTAATGttttaccaactgagttaagctcgccgagattgttaatttatttttttaaagttaaaaattaacttttttgaaTTAATATTTGCTATTTTTAGTATCTTAACATGTGTCTTTAGAGCACATGTTAGtatctcgtgagcttaacttagttagtatggatattgcatattatagtCGGGTTCGAACTCCAAACACCTCACTTCTCCAAATTAAAATGTGTGAACTCTAATCACTAATCTACTTgacgaaaaaataaaatagcacatgttagttttttttggatGGCACACATCccaattctcaaattctctcaAAGCAAACACATGGCATCTGTTTTTACAAATCTCTCCTCCCAACATTTCTCAAATTCTCTAAACAGAGAATCTAGGTAAACTTTCATTAGAGGgaaatactccttccgtttttaaatataaataaaattgatttttatgttcatggacaacatacatcattaattgaataaacttaaaaaattatttttgcatATATTTAATAGTCTATTTTATTAACTACATCATTAATGTGAATTATTCTCTCATTTTTTGCCAATTACTTTACATTAGTGAGATCTTTCCTCCCAAATTAATCACATTTTTCAATCAACAATGTATAAACTCAAACGTGTTTATGGGTCAGAGTCTAATTTTATTCAAACCAATGTTGGAGAAATtagactttttttcttttttggttaagtGAAATTAGACTTCAGAACCTACTtctttttaacaaactaaaattaaatatattaatgaaataaaaggtTTTACCTAACACAAGGAGCGTAAGGGTAGAACTAAAGAGTTcacaaaatgattaaaaaaaaaaacaccagaattaaaaaactaaaactaaagAAAAATTACTAAACCCGTAAAAAGATCTGGTCACCAATGATGTAAATCAAAATTGTAACTAAAATGTTTTGCTTTCAAtcaataataagaaaataacttTAACTTTACAATAATCTATCTGAACCTACTTATAAACTAAAACTGAAAATATTTTGTACATATATTGTATTCTACTAAGTAAGTTGttctaaatatttaaaatattcatgtcaggagaaaaattcaaataagcTCTTGCAAAACCCTTTATATTGCCTTTTTTTTAGAGTGTTTTCACAATATGAACCTGTTTGAAACACTTCACAAAatctcttttttagtttttaaaaatttgaaaattaaaattttttttgctaaactattttttaaaattacagttttggaaactgttttgaattttttagttttgaggactaaaactaaaacatgtaaaatgatAACTATTGTGAGAAGAGCacttatatatttcaaaaactgaaaacaaaaactatttcaaacaggGTCATTTAATTTTGTAACTTTACATTTTCAGAAAAATCTCTCAtgtttttctataaaatttattCTAATAACTTCTCTGCTCTCTAAGCTTATGTAACAAAGCTCATAGAAGAGCTTATCCCAGAAGGAGTCATCCAAATACAAAATTAGTTTAGCAACTTTTTACATCAAATCTACCAGCAACAAAATTTCTTATAACCTTTTCTAGTTGAAAGGTTATTCTTGTCAATCCTCTCAACTATTATCTACTCCATTATAAATTGGGGGTGAGAAAGAAGACAAAAATGGgtgaaataaaaaatgcattgaaaaaaaaaagtaatatgtaGCAGTATATCCTTCCCAGGTAAAATACAATGAACTTATAGGACCAAAATCAATCTTTTGAAGCAAAAGCTAAGCATCAACTAAATGGAACACAAGGACCACAAAACATGGGCATCTTTCTCATTCTTCTGATTTGACAGGATTCTTTGTGATCCTCTGGCCTCTAGGGTCTTCCAAGTTCCAGCCTctccataatatatatatatatatatatatattcagaCAAAATGTCTCATTGAGATTTGGAAGGCTACAATAGCTTCAAGTGTCCACATCAATAATTCAACGTTGCTTTGGTATTTTTCTCGTATTAGGATAACGGTTTTGTCTTTGCTTCACTAGTAGTAATTTATTTTCGAGAGTAATATAAGTAAGTAATTTGAATTGATTCTTGATAATCAAAtcaatattgattattattatatacgTGCATAATAATTAtagattattaaaatattaagcGTGACCTAAGTGACTTGATAATAAATAACCtaacaaatatttgaatttgataGCATTATGATACTATCTTAAAATCTGAGTTAAGTCTAACTCTACACTACACTGTAAAATAACGAATGACATATAGTTAAAACTCGAGTTAAGTCCAACTCTACACTTTGTTGTAAGATAATGGATGACATCCACTCATAGAAACATTTTCATATCATATCTTATTCGAAGTAATCTATGATACAATACAACACATGCCCTTACGCCCAAGAAATGCCCCTGTGAAAACCAACCCCTATCATACAACTTCAGTGTGTGAAATATACAGTTTAAAtactgaaaacaaaaattaaaaataagaacacATACAATTTAGAAGGTTTTCATAttgcattttctttatttcttaatagaaatatttaagaaaatgctaaagagtgcTTTCAGAACATTGGCTaagagaacaaaaataaaaataatatgttgaaaGTGGTGAAAAATGTTGAATTCAACTCTCTAGAAGTTTAAAAGTTGTAAGTTTAAATGTAAAACTACTACTTTTAATTTCCTTAacgaaaattgcttttctgatatagaatacttcctattgacacaagtaaatgacgtTTTTACCCCCAACGACAGTTAAGAATCGTTAGGCTATGTGCCgacagttaacaaccgctggcttctagcggcagttaactgtcttTGTGTTCGTGATATATTCAAGTCAGTAGCCATAATCAAAACACTCActccatcatcaccatcaccatctttctctcaaattttcactctctctctctaaaaaaaactctaccaaatatccaaaatttcttccactaaatcacaagtaagttgtcACTTATGCTATTGTCATACATTTTAGTtagtatatgtgtttatatgtttataattttagttgttgtctaattattaaattttgaatttttgtttttaatatagttatgttgtagatcttaaatgctattaacatatattatgaatatctattataatgaagttatattgcttgaatttatatttttttttccgaattttattaattttttagggtttgaatatttgtttttaatatagttatgttgtagatctgaaatgctattaacatatattatgaatacctgttataatgaagttatagtgcttaaatttatattttttttcgaattttatacattttttagggtttgtttaggatttttagagtttatgtcaaattttcactacaagtgtttgaatgagtttttcattgattattgtTAATTTctaattgtgtagatttgaaacaatggccgggtggatcgacgttcatgcacaattcaacggcggagaacctcagaggttgaaggtgatgccttggtgtaacgttaagaggtctcaaggatgaactgactgaattcaaacAAGGAGTCAACtccagagacacaaggagggtggaacatgttcggtataaacgtccaacgctcgacgaggagtgtatcattcacttgggtgaaattaacgaacgacgaaaacgtgacgagcatgttttgggagcacagcatgttccagtggatcgatatgcgggtgacgttgctgagatcaactgaagatatcatcaaaagtttgattccgcgagaagatcgtcattaggtaccgaatgaatgcaccttccagctacaacaattgtcttcctctgaatggggtaattcaaacttgccaaacggcaGGACTCCAATGTTCGACTGGCATTCCCattaatcctttcaaaatattaaattcttgttaggccggtttaaatgaaggtattgaagtgtcaatgaatgaacctcattcttttgacacttgaataccgtCATTTAAACCaaacctaacaagaatttaatcttttaaatGGAGCTGTGGGAATGTCGATCATATATTGGAGTCCTGCtgcttggcaagtttgaatttaccccattcaaaggtaacacaattgtttgagttggaaggtacaaacgtccaactgcaacaattgtcttcctttgaatggggtaattcaaacttgttaaacggtAGGAATTCAACATTCGATGAACATTTTGAATGAtgatattcaagtgtcaaggaatgcacctcattcttttgacacttgaatactaTCATTTAAAATGCTCATCGCATGTTGGAGTCCTGTTGTTTAGCAAGTTTAAATTTGCCTCATTTAGAtgtaagataattgttgcagttggaaggtacattccagaatgtaatgtaatatgataacatatatagttgaatggaacaataattatgttatttattcacttttcgaatttatttattcattacgcaattttaattagttgaattcacgttagatttgattagtttttattcgaatacgcaGTTATTCATGATGCgactttaatcaaaattattcaaaacgctattttaattaaaattattcaaaacgcgaaTTTATTCAAGGTAGCAATTTGTCAAGCAAAATGTAccatataaaaaacataaaaaaagatccaaaacaattagataTTAGAACCCATTACACTCAATCATCTTCCTCATCACACAAATCAATTGGGTTGTCCTCGACAGTCCCTTGGGCACCTgcttttggttgaggaccaaaatagcatgtcctcccgctcctcctcaacctcgaatGATTATACACCAGCACCTTCGAATTCTTCTTTTTGACGGATCCATCACATGTGATTCCGTGCCATGTCATCggcaatttttctttcttcttgtcgtCACCCTCCTTTTTATTCAACTCAACGTTtccctgattctgagacatatctacataaaCAAATCGGTGATCAAAACCTACATCATGTCGTAACACTTCTACAATAattaatcaaaacctaaactaatcctaaaaattataCTGTAACTAATCGTAACAATTCTatcacaaattcataacaacaaaatttcataacaaacctAAACTATTCGCAACGAttatacaacaattcatctaatcctaaaaattctaccataatttcataacaattctacaattctaacaatctaaacaattctaacctaaacctaacaattcaaacaaCCTAAACTTTCATAACatcaaaaaatcaataaatctcTATAATCgcaacttaacaaaaaaaaaaactaacaaatcaatcacaaaatagcAATGTAATAGGATGATGAcaacttacttgattttgtgagCGTAATTGACGTTGAATCCGCAACAATTGGGAAAAATGGCACCTTTTGATTTTCAATcagcaacaatggagttttggaaactcctatacTGTTCTGTTCATATAACAGAAAgcaacgacagttaactgccgttggaAGCCGGCGATTGTTAACTGCCGGCGCATAGCCtaacggttgttaactgccgctgggggTAAAAACGttatttacttgtgtcaataggaaatattcattgtcaaaaaagcaattttcttccTTAACAAGTGCTCTAAAATATTTAACATATTGCAAACTTTCTTTTTACTTCTCTTGATTCAACATCTGACTATTAACCACACGAGGAAGgctagcaacacacattttaacaaatttttcaatGCATTTTCtttaattggttaaaattcacatgagtCCTATCAAATCATGTGGGTCATGTATAAATTTGATTGGTCCAATGTAAACCATATAAATTTGATGGGTCCAATgtaaattttaaccaataaaaaaaatgtgttgaaaagtgtgtgttaaaatgtgtgttgctgATATTTCTCTTGACCACACAACTaagc
Proteins encoded in this window:
- the LOC11441941 gene encoding histidine-containing phosphotransfer protein 1; translated protein: MEVGQMRRQWVDYIKSMFMEGFLDGQFLQLQQLQDENNPEFVFEVVSLFFDDSERILKDLSFAVDQQSIDFKKVDAHVHQFKGSSASIGAQRVKNSCVAFRNFCEEQNIDACRRCLQQVKQEYLLVKNKLETLLRLEQQIVAAGGSIPMMELN